The Strix aluco isolate bStrAlu1 chromosome 1, bStrAlu1.hap1, whole genome shotgun sequence genome has a window encoding:
- the NUP153 gene encoding nuclear pore complex protein Nup153 isoform X5 translates to MASGGGGGGGGGGKIRTRRYHLGAMKPPYARSKQQGIISRVTESVKNIVPGWLQKYFNKSEDECVDINESTNQEENPVNYHHDYANEDSIVIDGRVTPESARINLEEPSTSRSALNFSDVLTRPSLHRSHLNCTMLDSTVPHCQPSTSSSLGIGSPGLSLVKEIKDSTSQHDDDNISTTSGFSSRASDKDITVSKNTSAPLLWSTEAERSHSLSQHPAASSKKPAFNLSAFGSPSPSLGNTSVFKTSQLGDSPFYPGKTTYGGAAAAARETKVRIAPYQPPVRRQMKAKQASVQSYGVTSSTARRILQSLEKMSSPLADAKRIPSSVSSPLSSPVDRSLLNITSFQSKRRQMESQQPPVQKLVTPKAISLSVSRTQYFKPSLTPATDSSKIHQRVDIKHKDMREKSFPAEQRVKPSESNLTYPKFGTPASNGLSSGGGVSGGGKMRRERGVHYVSKPGQEQQEVEEPVLPKVPLPISTASLPSFTFSFLASSTVSSSPSAVSTAGMNKVQPASNVGSPVFRFSSPIVKSTEAEVLPPLSQIGFTFSVPVVKSTELSGSSDTPVTSLLTLDTTTVNSTSNKMGKEEEYDGPSKPAKVLKEGSVLDILKSPGFMSVKTHSSTSAQPVTSTVVYTRPAISSFSAGKDTSKQASSFWQSDTYDPCLQNKTTDGKCVTCEAAKVSTVESMKQTISSSQCVTSKAVVPTAGTLGFEDKFKTAPNMWDCDTCLVQNKPEATKCIACETPKPGTGVMPALTLPVVTDSSVTVTSSSSSTDTTVTLGFGDKFKKPKGSWDCAVCLVSNKAEDSKCVACQSEKPGSSVPVTSSSVSAFSASSGGFLDLDKFKKPEGSWDCEVCLVQNKAEATKCVACESAKPGTKAELKGFGTATVSTNAAMPSFTFGVQPSSSESSHTLGSTGNFKFGEQGSFKFGIASESASSNTAAGGFQFPTSAGDFKFGVSSSDSKSEDGNKEGKSNSFTFGLSSTSSQAPSTFQFGTASLGQQEKKEEPVLGGFGFGTSSTSSVTTNENKTGVSGFTFGTVAEKEVASPAFPFKKSDEKKDETLSAKGGFSFGSVESAPASQFVLGRTEEKQDSVTSAAPLAFGKKADNEELKAQPIFSAGTAEHTKEESTSKPMFNFSFVKPSEKEGEQAKPSFAFGAQTSTSDQGAAKPSFSFLSSSSSSTVVPTTSANSSSVFGSAISSSNPQPVPAPFVFGQPSNTVSSSVFGNSAESAASQSFGFSQENKPATTSSSTGTALASFLFGSGASSTNAANSGFTFGATTTSSSTGPSSTFLFGSGPAAPAAGPAFGASQPPAFGQSQGSSQPSAPSFGSLSTTLFSAGAQPAPPAFGSVTSSTQPSVFGQQATQQPGFGSGTPSTDEVLC, encoded by the exons CAGGGAATCATTAGCAGAGTGACAGAATCGGTGAAAAACATTGTACCAGGGTGGTTACAGAAGTATTTCAATAAAAGTGAAGATGAATGCGTAGATATAAATGAATCTACAAACCAGGAAGAGAATCCAGTAAACTATCACCATGATTATGCAAATGAAGATAGCATAGTGATTGATGGGAGAGTCACGCCTGAATCAGCAAGAATTAATTTAGAAG AACCATCCACGAGTAGATCTGCATTGAACTTCTCAGATGTGTTAACAAGGCCCTCTCTCCATCGGAGTCATTTGAACTGTACCATGTTGGATTCCACAGTACCACATTGTCAACCCTCTACATCTTCTTCGCTTGGCATTGGCAGTCCTGGACTGTctcttgtaaaagaaataaaagattctACCTCTCAGCACGATGATGATAACATCTCAACAACCAGTGGCTTCTCTTCTAGAGCGTCTGATAAAG ATATCACAGTTTCAAAAAATACTTCAGCACCACTGCTGTGGTCCACAGAGGCTGAAAGATCTCATTCCCTCTCACAGCATCCTGCAGCTAGCTCTAAAAAACCTGCATTCAATTTATCTGCTTTTGGGTCTCCCTCTCCT TCACTTGGAAACACTTCTGTCTTTAAGACAAGCCAACTTGGGGATTCTCCATTTTACCCTGGAAAGACCACTTATGGTGGTGCAGCCGCAGCAGCAAGAGAGACAAAAGTGCGAATTGCTCCTTATCAG CCACCAGTAAGAAGGCAAATGAAAGCTAAACAAGCAAGCGTGCAGTCCTATGGTGTGACAAGTTCCACAGCACGGCGCATCTTGCAGTCATTGGAGAAGATGTCAAGTCCTTTGGCG GATGCTAAAAGGATTCCGTCTTCTGTTTCTAGTCCACTGTCTTCT ccTGTGGACAGGAGCTTGCTGAACATTACTAGCTTCCAATCCAAACGAAGACAG ATGGAATCGCAGCAACCACCTGTCCAGAAACTTGTGACACCAAAGGCAATCTCCCTGTCAGTGAGTCGGACCCAGTATTTTAAACCGTCTCTGACTCCAGCTACTGATTCCAGCAAAATTCACCAGAGGGTAGATATAAAGCACAAA GATATGAGAGAGAAGAGTTTTCCTGCAGAACAGCGAGTAAAACCATCTGAAAG CAATTTGACCTACCCCAAATTTGGTACTCCTGCATCCAACGGCCTGTCCTCAGGAGGAGGAGTGAGTGGTGGTGGCAAGATGAGAAGGGAAAGAGGAGTACACTATGTATCAAAACCTGGACAAGAACAACAG GAAGTGGAGGAACCAGTACTGCCGAAGGTACCCCTACCCATCAGTACTGCATCGCTGCCTTCCTTCACCTTTAGTTTTCTTGCCAGTAGTACTGTCTCATCGTCACCAAGCGCTGTTTCAACAGCAGGGATGAACAAG GTACAACCAGCAAGTAATGTTGGCAGTCCTGTGTTCAGATTTTCATCTCCAATTGTGAAATCTACTGAGGCGGAAGTGCTACCTCCGTTGTCT CAGATTGGGTTTACATTTAGTGTTCCTGTTGTAAAATCAACAGAGCTTTCTGGATCCAGTGATACACCAGTGACATCCTTACTTACTCTAG ataccACCACTGTAAACAGCACCAGCAATAAgatgggaaaagaagaagaatACGATGGCCCCTCCAAACCTGCAAAGGTCTTAAAAGAAGGAAGCGTGTTAGACATTCTAAAAAGCCCTG gctttATGTCTGTGAAAACACATTCCTCTACATCTGCACAGCCTGTTACAAGCACAGTGGTCTATACAAGGCCTGCAATAAGTAGTTTTTCTGCAGGTAAAGACACCTCTAAACAAGCATCCTCATTTTGGCAGTCTGACACGTATGACCCATGTCTGCAAAACAAAACTACAGATGGCAAATGTGTAACATGTGAAGCTGCTAAAGTGTCAACAGTTGAGAGTATGAAGCAGACAATAAGCTCAAGTCAATGTGTCACCTCTAAAGCAGTAGTCCCTACAGCAGGAACATTGGGCTTTGAAGACAAATTTAAAACAGCACCCAACATGTGGGATTGTGATACTTGTCTGGTCCAGAACAAACCTGAAGCTACAAAATGTATAGCATGTGAGACACCAAAGCCTGGAACAGGAGTAATGCCTGCTCTGACATTGCCAGTGGTCACAGACAGCTCGGTGACAGTGAcgtcctcctccagcagcactgaCACAACAGTCACTCTGGGGTTTGGAGACAAATTTAAGAAGCCAAAAGGCTCTTGGGACTGTGCGGTGTGCCTTGTTTCAAATAAGGCAGAAGACAGCAAGTGTGTAGCTTGTCAGTCCGAGAAACCAG GGAGTTCAGTGCCTGTGACCAGTAGCAgtgtttctgcattttctgcttcttctggaGGATTTCTGGATTTAGACAAATTCAAGAAGCCTGAAGGAAGCTGGGATTGTGAGGTCTGTTTGgtccaaaacaaagcagaagccACAAAATGTGTAGCCTGTGAAAGTGCAAAACCAGGCACCAAAGCAGAGCTCAAAG GTTTTGGTACTGCTACTGTGTCCACAAATGCTGCAATGCCATCATTTACATTTGGTGTCCAGCCATCCTCCTCTGAATCTTCTCATACATTAGGTAGCACAGGAAATTTTAAATTTGGAGAACAAGGGAGCTTCAAGTTCGGCATCGCATCTGAATCTGCATCCTCCAACACTGCGGCTGGGGGATTTCAGTTTCCTACTAGTGCAGGGGACTTCAAATTTGGAGTTTCTTCCTCAGACTCTAAATCAGAAGACGGTAACAAAGAAGGTAAAAGTAACAGTTTTACCTTTGGACTTTCATCTACAAGCAGTCAGGCTCCTTCAACATTTCAGTTTGGGACAGCGAGCCTGGGAcagcaggagaagaaagaggaaccAGTTTTGGGAGGCTTTGGTTTTGGCACAAGTTCTACTTCTTCCGTAACTACCAATGAGAATAAAACCGGAGTCAGTGGCTTCACTTTTGGAACTGTGGCAGAAAAGGAAGTAGCATCACCTGCTTTTCCATTTAAGAAGTCAGAcgagaaaaaggatgaaactcttTCAGCCAAGGGAGGCTTCTCTTTTGGCAGTGTGGAGTCTGCACCTGCCTCACAGTTTGTTTTGGGAAGGACAGAAGAGAAACAGGACTCTGTCACTTCTGCTGCTCCATTAGCATTTGGAAAGAAAGCTGACAATGAAGAGTTAAAGGCACAACCTATCTTTTCAGCTGGGACCGCTGAGCATACCAAAGAGGAGAGCACATCAAAACCTATGTTCAATTTTAGTTTCGTTAAACCATCGGAGAAGGAGGGTGAGCAGGCAAAGCCATCTTTTGCATTTGGGGCACAAACTAGTACTTCAG ATCAAGGAGCAGCAAAGCCATCCTTCAGCTTCTTGAGCTCTAGCTCCTCAAGCACAGTTGTACCCACTACTTCAGCCAACAGCAGCAGTGTGTTTGGCAGCGCCATCTCTTCCTCAAATCCTCAGCCAGTTCCCGCTCCCTTTGTGTTTGGACAACCCAGCAACACTGTGAGCAGCTCTGTTTTCGGCAATTCTGCAGAATCTGCAGCATCTCAGTCATTTGGCTTCTCTcaagaaaacaaaccagcaacCACATCCTCCAGCACTGGCACGGCTCTTGCTTCATTTCTCTTTGGTTCGGGCGCCAGCAGTACCAATGCAGCAAATTCAGGCTTCACCTTTGGAGCCACCACCACATCAAGTTCAACAG